A stretch of Rhododendron vialii isolate Sample 1 chromosome 4a, ASM3025357v1 DNA encodes these proteins:
- the LOC131321588 gene encoding 21.7 kDa class VI heat shock protein yields the protein MTSCRQLEVRSEDQTPQKWCVPLTEDVFGKLMSKGSPTVQTVFGDGSLFSPWLFGKFFDPSDAFPLWDFESDVLLSKLRSSSGTQSTVDWLQTGSDYVLKADLPGVGKGSVQVFVEHGKVVVITGLWKQLKESKTKDWRTGHWWEHGYVRRLELPENADWRKIEAYLSNDVFLEIKIPKKPLECDNAQGSAGEIEETE from the exons ATGACCAGTTGCCGGCAGCTTGAAGTTCGATCAGAAGATCAAACTCCACAGAAATGGTGTGTTCCCCTGACGGAAGATGTTTTTGGAAAGTTGATGTCCAAAGGTAGTCCAACCGTGCAAACAGTTTTTGGCGATGGTTCATTGTTCAGTCCGTGGTTGTTTGGGAAATTCTTTGATCCATCCGATGCCTTTCCCCTATGGGATTTCGAGTCTGATGTTTTACTATCTAAACTCCGGAGCTCCTCCGGTACTCAGAGCACTGTCGATTGGCTCCAAACAGGTTCTGATTATGTTCTGAAAGCAGATTTACCAG GAGTTGGGAAAGGTAGTGTTCAAGTGTTTGTTGAACATGGGAAGGTGGTGGTGATTACTGGGCTatggaagcagctgaaagagtCGAAGACAAAGGACTGGAGGACTGGCCACTGGTGGGAACATGGGTATGTTCGAAGGCTTGAACTGCCTGAAAATGCAGATTGGAGGAAAATTGAGGCATATTTGAGTAATGACGTGTTTTTAGAGATTAAGATTCCTAAGAAGCCTTTGGAATGCGATAATGCTCAAGGAAGTGCTGGGGAAATAGAAGAGACCGAGTGA
- the LOC131321590 gene encoding probable histone H2A.3 → MAGRGKSLGSAAPKKATSRSSKAGLQFPVGRIARFLKTGKYAERVGGGAPVYLAAVLEYLAAEVLELAGNAARDNKKTRVVPRHIQLAVRNDEELSKLLGSVTIANGGVMPNIHAHLLPKKAGGTASSKVDDDN, encoded by the exons atgGCCGGAAGAGGAAAGTCTCTGGGCTCCGCTGCACCGAAGAAAGCCACCTCCCGCAGCAGCAAGGCCGGCCTCCAGTTCCCCGTAGGCCGCATCGCTCGCTTCCTCAAAACCGGCAAGTACGCCGAGCGCGTCGGCGGCGGAGCCCCAGTCTACCTTGCCGCCGTCCTCGAATACCTCGCTGCTGAG GTTTTGGAGTTGGCCGGGAACGCGGCAAGGGACAACAAGAAGACGCGAGTGGTGCCGCGTCACATCCAGCTGGCGGTGAGGAACGACGAGGAGCTGAGCAAGTTGCTTGGGTCCGTCACGATTGCCAATGGAGGGGTGATGCCTAACATTCACGCTCACTTGCTGCCGAAGAAGGCAGGCGGTACTGCTTCTTCCAAGGTGGATGATGACAATTAG
- the LOC131321591 gene encoding histone H2A.6-like, whose protein sequence is MAGRGKTLGSGAAKKATSRSSKAGLQFPVGRIARFLKAGKYAERVGAGAPVYLAAVLEYLAAEVLELAGNAARDNKKTRIVPRHIQLAVRNDEELSKLLGDVTIANGGVMPNIHNLLLPKKAGGSSKPSADED, encoded by the exons ATGGCAGGAAGAGGCAAGACCCTCGGATCTGGAGCGGCCAAGAAAGCCACGTCCAGGAGCAGCAAGGCCGGCCTTCAGTTCCCCGTGGGCCGTATCGCCCGTTTCCTCAAGGCCGGCAAGTATGCCGAACGCGTCGGCGCCGGCGCTCCCGTCTACCTCGCCGCCGTCCTCGAATACCTCGCTGCCGAG GTGCTGGAATTGGCTGGAAATGCGGCCAGGGACAACAAGAAGACCCGTATTGTGCCGCGACACATTCAGCTCGCGGTGAGGAACGATGAAGAATTGAGCAAGCTCCTTGGAGATGTAACGATTGCAAATGGCGGTGTGATGCCGAATATTCACAACCTCTTGCTTCCAAAGAAGGCCGGTGGCTCATCGAAGCCCTCTGCTGATGAGGATTAG